The sequence GACGGTTAAACGCAGCCGCTCGGTTATTGTTTGTTAACACATCAACTTCCAATGTAATTCTCATGTTGTTAAACTCCCTTCATATGCTAGAATGCGAAATGTTTCCCTTGCTACAATGTTTCCGCTCGGAAGCAAGCATGTTGGACATTGCGTAATTTTTGTAGCTGGTTCATATTCTTTTCCGCAAATTGCACAAATTGCTCTCGCTCTTTCCATATGAATAACCAATTCAGCATCTGCCGTTAAGCAATTATCCGCTTGCACTTTATACACATCAAATGCAAACTGTAATGCATCTGGAAGCACATTGCTTAACGTACCAACTAACAACTCCACTTTTTTTACTTGTTTCATCTCTTTGCTTCGAGCGTCTTGCTCAATTAAATGAACGATTTCTCCCATCAACGCCATCTCATGCATACGAATCCCCTTCTATTTGCACATACCATTCATCTCCTTCTTGTTTTGTTTGGAGAATTGGCATATGCAACGTTCCTTCTTGTGACAATACGTACCATTCACGATCACAGTACAAGCAAATGAAACGATGATCTTGCTCGATATAATGTGGCATCACGTGACAGTGCGAACAAATCGCTTTTTTTACATGTAATGTTCCGGCATGTTTATAAACGACAATCGGAATGCGGGCAACGGTTTTCATTTCAACGCCATGTACATCGTCGCACAGGCCAATGGAATGCCACGTGCGATGACTAAAAAACAATGTTTTCACTTTTTCCACCTCATCTTCTAATAGCGGGGCAGAAGCTTCTTTCACCGTTTCCATTAAACTATTGCGCATCATCTTTAAAAATTGGAGACGATTCATGGAGTGTGACACCACTCTTCTATTTGACGCACAACTCGCTCGACAACATATGGAAGTTGTGCTTGCACAATTGGAGATAAATCTAAACCAAGAACTAGGGAGGCAGGTTGAACCCCGAATAACACCATTTGTTTTGGAATGGTTTGGCGTAGTTTCGCAGCTAATAACACTTCTTGAAAACCAAGTTGATGAATGGACATTTTCATTCCAAAATAAGCTGGAATTTCATCATCGACTAATGTAATAATCGTTCCCGCTTCTTTTCCTGCATTGACAGCATCGACTACCACTAAATACTCCGTCTCTTCGATTGTTCCAAGTAGCCGCATTCCATCGGTCGAACCCTCCACTACTTCAACATCTTCGTATTGCGCAAGCCTTTCTTCCAGTAATGGCAAAATATGAATGCCAACACCTTCCCTGAATCCGTGATGGTTGGAAATCAACTTTGATTTTGGTGTTAGTTCTATGGATATATGATCCATACATCCCTTTTTTTGATGATTCCCTGCACCACTTTCATGTTTGAAAACGAGATAAATCCTCTTTTATGGAGATACAAACCAAAAAAGAGACAAAAAAAGTACAGGGGGGAGTGATGGATATGAGTACCCGAACATCTGTTTGTTATCTTGCCTCTTTCCATTTTTGATACACATTCAGTAGGAGTATACTGTACCCACTCCTTCGCGTCAGTTTCATCCAGATCTGTCGTGATCGGCGGACGAGTCGACCTGCCATCGTGATCACCGTCTGAATGATCGTCTTGATGCGGCGGCGTTTCACTTTATGATGTAATGGATGTCTCGGATCGCTTAATAGATCTTGTCCAATCAGGCGAAGAAGGTTGTACACGAATGCTCCCATGACTAACACGAGCGCATTCGTTTTCATCTTCCCTGATGGAAGTCGCTCTAAATCTAAGTCGCTTTTCAGTTCGCTATGAAACTGTTCGCATGTCGCATGATCGTGATACAATGCGAGCACATCACTCATTCGAACATGCTCGTATCCTTCGAGGCGCACCCAGTAGCTTTCGACTTCGTAATTAGGAACGAGCATCAGCTGTCCATTTCGTTCCATCGTTCGTTCCGTCACTTGGGTGACTTGAACGTACGTATACGTGTGTCCATCGATTGCTGCTGTCTGTGGAAGGCATAACTCATACGTTTGTACTCCTTCTGTTTGTCCATCATCGACGCGTCTGCCCTTTTGCGAAGCGATCTGGAACCAAAGCGCTTTCGATTCTCGGCGTAAGTTTCGCTTGATGACAAAGTCCACGTCTTCCTTTAGACATACGTGCACATTCGCTTCCGCATCGTTTCCTGCATCCATGCGGACAAGCAGACGAGACGAGGTCAGCGGACGAGCTCGACGGATAGCGGTAGTTAAAAACGAAGGCATGTTGTCTTGTACATGTTGTTTCCCTGGACGCAGCTCGGCATGAACGATATACCCTTCCTTCCCTGCGTACGCAAACAACGGCGTAAAACCGTCAAATCCTTTATACGTTCGACTCACTCCTTCTTTTTTCGTATCGGAGTTATCAAATGGGGAAGCATCTATATCAAGGGGAAGCCATGTCGTTTTCCCTTTCGTCCAACAAGCGGACAAGGTAGCGTGTTGTCGAACCAACAGACGCATCGATTCCTCCCAAATGATGGTTTCGGTCATCGGGAGACAAGCGAGCTGATCGAGACGCTGTCGCAACGTTGGGGAGGAAGGTACGTGCCGAATGCCCATTGATGTCGAAAAGATATCGTCCTGACGATACGCTTCGATATGATCAAAATCCGTTTTTCCTGTGGCAAGCAAGCCGATCATCGAGCGAATGACGTCGCTATGGGAAATGTGCACATCTCGACGAACCGTTGGGAGCCGAAGTGCGTTTACTCGTTTATCCAGCTTCGTTTGGTGCAGTAAGTAGCCCACGAGAGCAAGCCCAGCACTTGGAGTAATCGCTTCATCTGTCAATACAAACCGAATCGGGAAATCTTTCATCACATTCACCTACTTGATGAAGAATCGTCAACGTCGTTTTCCCTTATCGTATCAACGGTTTGCGACCATTGTAAAGATGTTTTGTCACGGATTCAGGCCTTCGTCAGAATACAATAAGTTCCCAATT comes from Anoxybacillus flavithermus and encodes:
- a CDS encoding HyaD/HybD family hydrogenase maturation endopeptidase, producing MDHISIELTPKSKLISNHHGFREGVGIHILPLLEERLAQYEDVEVVEGSTDGMRLLGTIEETEYLVVVDAVNAGKEAGTIITLVDDEIPAYFGMKMSIHQLGFQEVLLAAKLRQTIPKQMVLFGVQPASLVLGLDLSPIVQAQLPYVVERVVRQIEEWCHTP
- a CDS encoding IS1380 family transposase encodes the protein MKDFPIRFVLTDEAITPSAGLALVGYLLHQTKLDKRVNALRLPTVRRDVHISHSDVIRSMIGLLATGKTDFDHIEAYRQDDIFSTSMGIRHVPSSPTLRQRLDQLACLPMTETIIWEESMRLLVRQHATLSACWTKGKTTWLPLDIDASPFDNSDTKKEGVSRTYKGFDGFTPLFAYAGKEGYIVHAELRPGKQHVQDNMPSFLTTAIRRARPLTSSRLLVRMDAGNDAEANVHVCLKEDVDFVIKRNLRRESKALWFQIASQKGRRVDDGQTEGVQTYELCLPQTAAIDGHTYTYVQVTQVTERTMERNGQLMLVPNYEVESYWVRLEGYEHVRMSDVLALYHDHATCEQFHSELKSDLDLERLPSGKMKTNALVLVMGAFVYNLLRLIGQDLLSDPRHPLHHKVKRRRIKTIIQTVITMAGRLVRRSRQIWMKLTRRSGYSILLLNVYQKWKEAR
- a CDS encoding hydrogenase maturation nickel metallochaperone HypA gives rise to the protein MHEMALMGEIVHLIEQDARSKEMKQVKKVELLVGTLSNVLPDALQFAFDVYKVQADNCLTADAELVIHMERARAICAICGKEYEPATKITQCPTCLLPSGNIVARETFRILAYEGSLTT